The Phormidium yuhuli AB48 DNA window AAAGCCGCCGAAGCGAGTATTAGCGATAGGGGGGTCCGGTCGACGGGTGCGGCCCGCTAGGGAGGCGATCGCCTGGACATCGGACCGTTGCGAGGCCTGATAGGCTAAATGTCGCCCTTCTGTTGTCCCCACCAAAATCAAAATTGGCTTTTTCGTCATGTAATCGTGACAGAGTCCTGAAACTTCCTAGAATAGACCGTTAGCTGTTGATACCGGATTGGATGTGACCCCTTCTCTTGCCCAAGATGCCATTGAACTGCTCCTAGATCTCGCCGAACGGGGTGAAATTGACCCCTGGGATGTGCAGGTGATTGATGTCATTGACCGTCACCTGAGCCAACTGGCCCCCAGTCTCTCCCCTGGAGGAATTCCCTATGAAGCGGATTTATCCCGTTCCGGTCAAGCCTTCCTCTACGCCTCCATGTTATTACTCCTCAAAGCCGATACCCTAGTTCGCGCTCCCCTAGAGGAGGAACCGGAAACCTTACAGGAAGACCTATGGCTAGGATCCGAGGGGGACTCTCAACAGTTGTCCCTCCCCTTCCGCCTGGAAACCCAACTGCAACGGCGGGCCGTGGCTCCCCCCCTGCGGAAACGTCCCGTGAGTTTGGGGGAAATGATTGCTCAACTCGAAACCATCGCCGAGCAATTTAAAGATGACCCCCTAGAAGGGCGATCGCGCCGTCGCCGCAAAACCCCAAAACGTCAGACCGCCGAAGAAATTGGGCAACTGGCCCATGAAGAAAACCTCACCGAAACCGCCGCCGACATCGAAGCCTTCCTGCTGGCGAACTGGGACACCATCGCGGAGGGAGAAAGCTGGGTTAGCTTTGAGCGCCTCCTAGAACGATGGACCCCCGCCTCAGAACAGCACCATAGCCTCGCTGAACATCAAGTAGCCGTGTTTTGGGCATTGCTACTTCTAGCATCTCAGTCTAAAGTGGAACTTTTCCAAGCACAGTTCTATCGAGATATTCAAATTAAATTAAGCGTCCGTCCGGCCGATTGTCCCGAAAATCGCCTCCCTCAAGGCGATCGCCCCGGGAAGAATGCCTGACATCGGTTTTTTCCTCGGCGATCGTGTCGTATAGTGAGAAAGAAATCGGCATCCGCATCGGCAGATCCATCAAACTAGCCAGTTGACCAAGGGTTGGAACAGAGAAATTCATGAAAGCGATGATTCTAGCGGCGGGAAAAGGTACCCGCGTGCGCCCGATTACCTATACCATTCCCAAACCCATGATCCCCATCCTGCAAAAGCCAGTGATGGAATTTCTTGTGGATCTGCTACGCCAGAACGGCTTTGACCAAATTATGGTGAACGTCAGCCACCTGGCCAACGAAATCGAGAACTACTTTCGGGACGGACAGCGGTTCGGCGTCCAAATTGGGTATTCCTTTGAGGGCAAAATCACCGCCGATGGGGAACTGGTGGGTAAGGCTCTCGGTTCCGCTGGGGGGATGAAACGGATTCAAGACTTTTATCCCTTCTTCGATGATACCTTTGTCGTCCTCTGTGGGGATGCTCTGATTGACTTGGATATCAGTGAGGCCGTGGCCTGGCACCGTAAAAAGGGGTCAGTGGCGACTGTGATTCTTAAGCCAGTTCCCAAAGAGGAGGTTTCGAGTTACGGGGTTGTGGTCACCGACGAGGATGGCCGGGTTAAAGCCTTCCAGGAAAAACCGGAGGTGGATGAAGCCTTAAGCAACAATATCAACACCGGGATTTATATCTTTGAGCCAGAGGTCTTTGACTATATCCCCTCGGCCACAGAATTTGATATCGGTGGTGATTTATTCCCCAAGCTCGTGGAAATAGGAGCGCCCTTTTATGGCTTGAGTATGGATTTCCAATGGGTCGATATTGGGCGTGTGCCCGATTACTGGCAGGCCATTCGCACGGTTCTGCAGGGAGAGGTTCGCAATGTCGATATTCCTGGCCGAGAAGTTGCCCCAGGGATTTATACGGGCCTGAATGTGGTTGTCAACTGGGATAAGGTGGATATTAAAGGCCCGGTTTACATTGGCTCAATGACACGCATTGAGGATGGGGTCAAAATTATTGGACCGACTGCCATTGGTTCAAGTTGTCGGATTGGGGCCAATGCCACGGTGGACAATAGTGTCATCTTTGACTACTCCCGGCTTGGACGAGGCATTCGCTTGGTGGATAAATTGGTCTTTGGGCGCTACTGCGTCGATCGCCTTGGTAACACCATTGATGTCCAGGCGGCGGCGCTGGATTGGCTGATTACCGATGCTCGCCAAGATCCCCCCTCCCGTGTTCCTAGAGAACATCAGGCGATCGCTGAACTTCTTGGAGGTGACGGCAATGCCTTAATTTCCAATGATGATGATTGAGTAAATCCCCACCTCACCCCGATCGTTTCCACGTCCGCTTTACGAAAAATTTACCCCCGAGGCTCGCCATGACTCCTTCCCTGAAGCAAAAAGCTCCGTATGGTGCTTGGAAATCTCCGATTACAGCTGATCTGATTGTCTCGGAAAGTATCGGCTTGGGGGGAATTGCCTCTGATGGAGAGCACCTCTATTGGCTCGAAAGTCGTCCGTCAGAAGGGGGACGGACGGTTCTGGTGCGTCGTCAAGCCAATGGCACCGTTGAGGATGTAACCCCTCAAGGGTATAACGTCCGTAATCGTGTTCATGAGTATGGCGGCGCAGCGTTTACGGTGGCTGAGGGGGAGGTCTATTTTTCCAATTACCAGGATGGACGTTTGTATCACCAAGTCCCGGGTGGAGAACCGCAGGCCCTCACCCCCGAGGGAGCGTTTCGTTATGCGGATTTTCAGGTGGATGGCGGGCGATCGCGCCTAATTGGGGTGCGTGAGGATCACTCCGGTGAGGGTGAACCCCAAAATACGATTGTGGCCATCGGCTTTGATGGCTCGGTGGAGGTGCTAGTATCCGGAAGTGATTTTTATGCTTCCCCACGGTTGAGTCCTGATGGCCAACTCTTAACTTGGCTGAGTTGGAATCATCCCAATCTCCCCTGGGATGGAACTGAGTTATGGGTAGCCCAGGTGACGGAAAACGGACGTTTGACGGCTCCTCGGAAGGTGACCGGAGGGGAAAATGAGTCGGTCTTCTCTCCTCAATGGTCTCCCGATGGAATTTTACATTTCGCCAGCGATCGCGCCAGTTGGTGGAATCTCTATCGCTGGACTCAAAATGGGGTGGAACCAATGTTTCCCCTTAATGCGGAGTTTGCCACGCCGCAATGGGTGTTTGGTATGTCCACCTACACCTTCCTCAGTGCGGAACGGCTTGTTTGTACCTATACTCAGCGGGGACTCTGGCAGTTGGCAACCCTCAACCCCAAAAGCCGACGGCTGCAAAATCTGGAAACCCCTTACACTCAAATTTCTGCCTTAACTGCTCATGGCGATCGCCTAGCGTTCCTGGGGGGGTCGGCGACGCTTCCCAGTGCATTTCTGTTGATGGATCTCGATGGGGGTGAGGTGGATGTATTACGCCGGTCCACCGAACTCAATATTGATCCGGGGTATTTGTCTGAACCCCAACCGATTGAATTTCCCACGGAAGATGGGGCCACGGCCTATGGCTTCTTCTACCCGCCCCAAAACCAGGATTATGACCCCTTAGAGACTGAAAAACCGCCTCTACTGGTCAAAAGTCATGGTGGCCCCACAGCAGCTGCATCGAGTGCTTTGCGGCTCTCGGTTCAATATTGGACCAGTCGTGGCTTTGCCTTTTTGGATGTCAACTATCGCGGCAGTACTGGCTTTGGCCGAGAGTATCGCCAAGCCTTAGATGGACAATGGGGCATTGCCGATGTGGCGGATTGCGCCAATGGGGCCAAGTTTCTCGCCGAGCAAGGTTGGGTGGATGACGATCGCCTGGCAATTACCGGAAGCAGTGCCGGGGGCTATACCACCCTGGCCGCCCTCACCTTTGGGGATACCTTTAAAGCCGGTGCTAGTTACTATGGCATTAGTGATTTGGAAGCCTTAGCAACGGATACTCACAAGTTTGAGTCCCGCTATTTAGACCGTTTGGTAGGTAAATATCCTGAGGAAAAAGAACGCTATGTGGCGCGATCGCCCATTCATTTTACTGAGCGTCTCTCCTGTCCTGTGATTTTCTTCCAAGGATTAGACGATAAAGTGGTTCCTCCCAATCAAGCAGAACGGATGGTCGAGGCCCTACGAGAGAAAGGACTCCCGGTGGCCTATGTTCCCTTCGCAGGAGAGTCCCATGGCTTTCGTCAAGGGGCCAATATCAAACGGGCCTTAGAGGCGGAGTTTTACTTCTATTCCCGAGTCTTCGGCTATGAACCGGCTGAGATGATTGAACCGGTAGAAATTGCGAATTTAAACTAATGACCCCAGACGGCTGGCTCTTCCTCTAAACGGATTCAATGGTTCCGGTTCCCGAGAGGGCATCTCGCAGTTTTTCTAAGCCAATGAGGGTTGGAACTAAGGCCAATAACATCAACGCCGATACCATATCCCCACCCCAGCCTTCATGGAGCCAATCAAACAGTTCATCCTGTCCTTGACCATGGAAGAGGGTTAAAAAGGTGTTGCGGAAAATATTAGTCACCACGCTAATCAGAACGCCCGAGAACAAAAAGGCGACCACCGTTTTACGGAACCTTAGCGCTCCCGTCCAATAGAGCAGCATCAGGGCGACATAAAGCGTGGTAAAGAGCATTTTGAAGCCAGCACAGTGGGGGGCAACCTCCACAATCCGACCACCGACATAGATGAAAATTTCTTGAACGGTGACATCAAATCCCCATTGAGTGAGGATAAAGCCAGCAGTTCCGGCAATAAAGCTTTGCAGTGGATAGGAGAAGGGGGCAATTAAATAAGGGATGTCGGTAGGAGTTGCCAGGAGCACTAAAAGCCAGGGAATACTTAATAGTTTCATCCCAGGAACTCCTTTGAGACCAAAGCACAGTCCTGATAAGAGGATGGGTAAGGAAAGGCTA harbors:
- a CDS encoding segregation/condensation protein A, giving the protein MTPSLAQDAIELLLDLAERGEIDPWDVQVIDVIDRHLSQLAPSLSPGGIPYEADLSRSGQAFLYASMLLLLKADTLVRAPLEEEPETLQEDLWLGSEGDSQQLSLPFRLETQLQRRAVAPPLRKRPVSLGEMIAQLETIAEQFKDDPLEGRSRRRRKTPKRQTAEEIGQLAHEENLTETAADIEAFLLANWDTIAEGESWVSFERLLERWTPASEQHHSLAEHQVAVFWALLLLASQSKVELFQAQFYRDIQIKLSVRPADCPENRLPQGDRPGKNA
- the crtB gene encoding cyanoexosortase B; the protein is MTLQPQLKSTLHRHSTELMVVVLLAVLYLPLIIHWYDGWLNKTISLEHEYYSHGVIGLPFAAYIVWEKRHQWQELPDQFNPFGAVLLGLAAVFYISGAPDLVSLSLPILLSGLCFGLKGVPGMKLLSIPWLLVLLATPTDIPYLIAPFSYPLQSFIAGTAGFILTQWGFDVTVQEIFIYVGGRIVEVAPHCAGFKMLFTTLYVALMLLYWTGALRFRKTVVAFLFSGVLISVVTNIFRNTFLTLFHGQGQDELFDWLHEGWGGDMVSALMLLALVPTLIGLEKLRDALSGTGTIESV
- a CDS encoding S9 family peptidase; this translates as MTPSLKQKAPYGAWKSPITADLIVSESIGLGGIASDGEHLYWLESRPSEGGRTVLVRRQANGTVEDVTPQGYNVRNRVHEYGGAAFTVAEGEVYFSNYQDGRLYHQVPGGEPQALTPEGAFRYADFQVDGGRSRLIGVREDHSGEGEPQNTIVAIGFDGSVEVLVSGSDFYASPRLSPDGQLLTWLSWNHPNLPWDGTELWVAQVTENGRLTAPRKVTGGENESVFSPQWSPDGILHFASDRASWWNLYRWTQNGVEPMFPLNAEFATPQWVFGMSTYTFLSAERLVCTYTQRGLWQLATLNPKSRRLQNLETPYTQISALTAHGDRLAFLGGSATLPSAFLLMDLDGGEVDVLRRSTELNIDPGYLSEPQPIEFPTEDGATAYGFFYPPQNQDYDPLETEKPPLLVKSHGGPTAAASSALRLSVQYWTSRGFAFLDVNYRGSTGFGREYRQALDGQWGIADVADCANGAKFLAEQGWVDDDRLAITGSSAGGYTTLAALTFGDTFKAGASYYGISDLEALATDTHKFESRYLDRLVGKYPEEKERYVARSPIHFTERLSCPVIFFQGLDDKVVPPNQAERMVEALREKGLPVAYVPFAGESHGFRQGANIKRALEAEFYFYSRVFGYEPAEMIEPVEIANLN
- a CDS encoding sugar phosphate nucleotidyltransferase yields the protein MKAMILAAGKGTRVRPITYTIPKPMIPILQKPVMEFLVDLLRQNGFDQIMVNVSHLANEIENYFRDGQRFGVQIGYSFEGKITADGELVGKALGSAGGMKRIQDFYPFFDDTFVVLCGDALIDLDISEAVAWHRKKGSVATVILKPVPKEEVSSYGVVVTDEDGRVKAFQEKPEVDEALSNNINTGIYIFEPEVFDYIPSATEFDIGGDLFPKLVEIGAPFYGLSMDFQWVDIGRVPDYWQAIRTVLQGEVRNVDIPGREVAPGIYTGLNVVVNWDKVDIKGPVYIGSMTRIEDGVKIIGPTAIGSSCRIGANATVDNSVIFDYSRLGRGIRLVDKLVFGRYCVDRLGNTIDVQAAALDWLITDARQDPPSRVPREHQAIAELLGGDGNALISNDDD